The Lancefieldella sp. Marseille-Q7238 genomic interval AGCGTGCATGCGGTAAGGCGAGGCAAGCATGTGGCGCGTCTCACGCCGCGTTAAGTTAATGGGAAAGCGCGTGAAGTACATCTAACTCATCACCTCATCAATCGTTACTAGAGGATCATGCTCAATCCGCTGAGGCTTATAGGAGGGATTCTTGACAGTTGTCGTAGCATGTGAAACTGTACGCCATGAATATTGACGGTATGTTTGAGAAAAAGCAACGGGCACATCCTGCTGCACGACATCGTAGCCCTCCCCATAATCATCGAATCCCTTGTCATAAAGAATCTCGAGCTTGATTTCTTCCTTTTCGCGTATATTCCACCGATGTCTGTAGGAATCAGTTGCTTGCCATGGAACGGAGCTGAGGGTTTCCAAGAGGGTCGCATGCTCCTCGATACCCAAAAGCACTTTGCACGAAGGTGGACACGACCTCCTACCGAGGAAGAGCGGGAAAACTGGATGCTCAAGCGCCTCAGCACATGTATGGACAAGGTTGCTGTCACCTTCGAATGCAGCGATAAAAATCGCATCAGAGAGATAAAAACGATGACTCAACGGTAAACTGTCCTTAAAAACCCAGCACTTCGCTTCTTTATCCCATGTGCGCGTGTGCTCGGTCTGAAAGTCTCGCTCATACGTACCAGGCTGATCAATGCGCACACCGAAGCGCAATGACACAAGGTCATTCACTGGGTCTTTCCTCCTGCGGCCTAGGGCAGCGGCGACAAGACCGATAACTCCACTCTTGGTAGGCTCGTGTTGCGTTTTACGCTCAGTGAAACGGCTGTTGGATCCCCATGACTGAAGCGGACCCGCAAGCTTGAGAAGCAGCACTGCCATAGCTACTCCTGTTCCTCACTCGAATACCCATTACCCGCAAGATAGGACGCACACTCTTCGGAAACCCTAGAAATAAGAGTGTTGAAATCAACTATTTGCGCATTGGGAAAATCCTCCAACGCATGGGCATCAGGCGATGCAATGGTAACGAAGGTTGCTTTTGGAGCAATGTCAAAAGCCTCGTCGATAACGCGTTCTTGGACAACGAGTTCTTCACAGGCACGTTCGGTCTGGCTCTTTCCCTGCGTAGTAGAGATGGGCTTCTCGAATGCATTGACTAAGCTGACTGGCTGCCTCTCGCGCAGCTCAACGATAACGGCAGCAGGAAGCGTTCTGTTGGCAAATGAGTTCTGCTTACCTGTAGGCATGGAACGAACGAAAGCGTTCAAGAATGCTTCTATACCCCTGCACGCTGCCGCTGCAGAACCTAGGTTCTCACATAGGTGGTGAACATCAATGTCGGCATAGCGATAAAGCGTCGACGAAGTGAACTCTGTAGTTTCTATCATGGCTGCCCCAGCGTTGTCCTCTGGAGCTTGGTCATCGAGAGCTGTAAAGTAGTCGAACTCCGTCTCCGCACGTCCAACGCTTATGGCATGTGCCACCTGAACTGCTGCGTCAACGTTGAGATCCGGCGCATCAGCAACCATTCGGCCAAATAGGGCGATGTCAATCGCATTGAGCGTTGGCCTCTGCTTGATGTTTAGAACGTCTTTTGCAGCTTTCTTATCAATCGAGCTGTTTTCTTCAATCGACGCGATAGCAAGGTCCGCAAGGCTCTCCGCCTGCTTGGGCGAGAGAAAAAGCAGGTAGCCAGTATCTTTGTCTGTCACTTTGATTCCTGTTGCACCAAGAGCTTTGGCAGAAGCGTCCTCAAGATTCTTTCCATTCAAGTCAGGTCGCTTTATGGCAGCATATCCACTAATAAGATCGACAACGTGTTTGGTTCTCCATCCAATCTCATCCTCTAGGAGGTACGAGGGAAACAGGTCGCGAGTCGCCTTTTTCCACGCCTGACTGGAAATTCGGGAGCGGATAACCCCACCAAAGCGGGCGGTCTTAGGGCTACCTGTATCGTCACGGTTAATATTACTTGGCGGGACATTTTGAAGGATATGGATATCAATAAACAACGAATTACTCATAACTGCAACCTCTTCCTAATCGTTTTCAGGCAAAGAAGCCTGCTCTTGACCGCACATTTCTCCTAAACAGCACGAGGCAAATCCTCTGCCCCACGCGCGCCTCACGCCATTAGCCTTCTCTGAAAATTGCAAATCATAGAATTGCTGTGCCAACAACGCATAATCAAGGGGGATAGTCTCCCTCCGTAGCTGACCAACAAGCTGTCGCGCATAGTGCATTGTCTCTGAAAACGACTCAGCGGTCACAAGAGCGGCAAATCTTCTCGGGAGTTCTCCAGGTTCCAGAGACTCATATCTATCAGCTGCACACAATACAAGTTGGCGCATTGCCTGGCCCAGCCCATGTTCACGCCCCCACTGATGCATGGGAATCGACTGTGACTGTTGGTGAACTGCATAAAGCGTAAGAGCCGCATGGACAGCCCATTCTCCAGGAGAGGGATCGTCACACCTGCCAACGAGCGCATCTGGCATACCCTCAAACTCGAGACCCCATATAGCAGGCGTATCTCCAGGTTTTCTCGTGACTGCATGACGCAAGAAGGCAAGCTCTCGTGCACCTTTTGATTTACCTGTAGGTGATAGATAGGCGTTTTGAATGGCCTCAATCTTTCTTCCTACAAACACCCTTACCTGATTTCGCGGACTTTCAGTCTCACTGCTTTTCACTGCCGGAACCCTCCTTTACAATTGCATTCCCTTCAAGGGGTAGCGCCTCTCTGATTGCGGAATAAAACCATCTCTCAGCTATCGAAGAGGTAATCCATGTGCCAGATTTCCCGCGCTTTCTTGACCGACCTGTAATACCCTGAGGACCTACCTCCGAAATATATCTTTTTGCAAGCAAATCCAGCACCTTACGAGCTTCACAATTCCATCTGGCTCGCTCGCCAACAACATCGCTATCAGTGTTAAGACTTGCAAGCCAACTGCGAAACAATGAATCGAGCTCAAAGTAAGCCTCTGTTTTAGCCTCATTAGCTGCGTCAGAGATATTATCTTGATCTCCTCCCGCAGCAATCAGAAGGTTCGACACCAAATTTCCTAAAGCTACAACAGCCCTATCTGCGTCACCAACACAATCACATGCCAAGGCAACCAGAGGAGAGCCTTCTGGCGATAGCAGAAAAGAACTGAGAAGAACGGTGTCGTCAATCAGGTCGGTAACAACTGAACTTTGCGTACCGTATTCGAGTCCCGTGCCATGTATATGTAGATGCATGCTCTGAGAGAGTCTTCGTCCTCCATTTGCACTTGTAAGATATTCCGCCCACGCAAGTACACCAGGAGTAAAGCTAGCCGCCAGTCCATCGTCACGATTCTCAGGTGCGAACAGTGAGCTCAATCCTCTCCACAATGCCCTGTTCGACCGATGAGACATAGGAAGGTAAATGGGAACCTGGCCCAGCTTCTTTTCCTGGTTTTTACTTCGCCTCCATGCGGTCATGGACTCGATTCTATGCATATTCTTGAGCTCGAGTTTGTCTCCATTGGTAAGTACCAAACCGGTAACCACTCCCCGGTCTGCAACAAGCCGTACCCGACGCGACTGCCAGGTATAGATGTCGGCATGACCGACTGGTAGAGCGTCAAGGCTTCCAAATTCCCTCAGCGACTGTTCCCATGTGGGCAAGTCATCAGGAGAAAATACCTCATTGTCATCATCTTCCCAAACAACGAAGTTGAGCAGAAGTGTTTCACGTAGCGTTTCGCCCTCAAGAAAGATACCACCAAGATTTCCCGCCCAGCCGGTTCCTCTTGGATAGCTCTTCCCTCCCTTAACGGTTGAATCCCCCACCACGCCACTTTTAATTCCTGCCGTATCAAAGGCCTGAACATGTATGAGCCAGCGTGCTGCTTCAGCAAAGGTCAGATAGTCTATCTTTTGGCCTGATCGCAACGAAAACAGCCTGTCACCATCAGGAACGTCAGACATAATTTTTGAGACTGGTGCACACTCGTCTCGAGATGTTCTTAAGCCCGGTACCTGCATGAACGGACGCTCCGAATCAAAGAGATCAAACCGGTCATGCCATTTGGAAAGATATGCTTCAATGGCGCCCATGGGCAACTCAGAAGCCTCCCATAGCTGTCCCCAAACCTCAGCAGGTTCCACGTCTTCGTCAAGATCGTCTAGCATGGGAGAGATAGAACGTTGCAGGATGGCAAGCAATACGCGCAGGATAGCAAAATCCTGTGTCGGTAAGTCATTGATAAGGCATTGTAACCTCGGTGCTTGGCGGAACAGCTCAAGAAGGGACACCTCCTTAGCTACTCCCTTATCATCAAGAACACGAATCCATAGTTCATCGATGAGGTTGAAGCTTGCCTTCTCGTTCACTACTCCTGCTCTCCTTTCTTGGTATCGATGAGCTCTAATCCAGTACCCTGAGCATACCTGAGGCGGTAGACAGCAATTCCCGTGTCAATCGTCGCCTCTCCCGCTTCGTTGAATACAAGAACAAGCTGACCCTTCAGCCAGCGGGACTCTTGCCAACCAGGAATGGGACATGACATCTCAAGCGCTTTGACAATAGCCTCGGCGTTCCACGGTCCTGAAAGGGCTGGAGGCAGATTGACTGTGCAGGTTGCAGCAAGTCGCGCAGCGTCATCATCGGGAATCATTTCGCCGTCGCCAAGCGACCTAGACGTGGGAGAGCTTCCATCCACATTATCGACCCATGGGAAAATACATAGACCCCCACTACATTCCTGAACGGCAATGACCTCTATAGACTCCTGTGAGTCACGAACCGTCGCTCTACCAACGTTTTCGTCAGTCATCGTCAGCGATTCCCTCAGCCACCCGACCAGATCCTTGGGACTACGAGACTGGGGCTTGCCCAATAGCCAGGTCTTTGCATTGCTTGCCGCGTCCGCCCGTCTTTTGGTCAATTCCCTCTCTGCCTCATCAATCTTTGATTGCCAGGTATCAGGAACGTCAAAGGGGACAGTTGTCTCATCGACCTCCCCATCGCAATCCTCATACACGCTCTCCACGAAGCCCGCAATGTCGTGTGGGAGATTCACGATTATGCGTCCCTCGGAATCCGCTCTGC includes:
- the cas5e gene encoding type I-E CRISPR-associated protein Cas5/CasD, whose protein sequence is MAVLLLKLAGPLQSWGSNSRFTERKTQHEPTKSGVIGLVAAALGRRRKDPVNDLVSLRFGVRIDQPGTYERDFQTEHTRTWDKEAKCWVFKDSLPLSHRFYLSDAIFIAAFEGDSNLVHTCAEALEHPVFPLFLGRRSCPPSCKVLLGIEEHATLLETLSSVPWQATDSYRHRWNIREKEEIKLEILYDKGFDDYGEGYDVVQQDVPVAFSQTYRQYSWRTVSHATTTVKNPSYKPQRIEHDPLVTIDEVMS
- the casA gene encoding type I-E CRISPR-associated protein Cse1/CasA, which encodes MNEKASFNLIDELWIRVLDDKGVAKEVSLLELFRQAPRLQCLINDLPTQDFAILRVLLAILQRSISPMLDDLDEDVEPAEVWGQLWEASELPMGAIEAYLSKWHDRFDLFDSERPFMQVPGLRTSRDECAPVSKIMSDVPDGDRLFSLRSGQKIDYLTFAEAARWLIHVQAFDTAGIKSGVVGDSTVKGGKSYPRGTGWAGNLGGIFLEGETLRETLLLNFVVWEDDDNEVFSPDDLPTWEQSLREFGSLDALPVGHADIYTWQSRRVRLVADRGVVTGLVLTNGDKLELKNMHRIESMTAWRRSKNQEKKLGQVPIYLPMSHRSNRALWRGLSSLFAPENRDDGLAASFTPGVLAWAEYLTSANGGRRLSQSMHLHIHGTGLEYGTQSSVVTDLIDDTVLLSSFLLSPEGSPLVALACDCVGDADRAVVALGNLVSNLLIAAGGDQDNISDAANEAKTEAYFELDSLFRSWLASLNTDSDVVGERARWNCEARKVLDLLAKRYISEVGPQGITGRSRKRGKSGTWITSSIAERWFYSAIREALPLEGNAIVKEGSGSEKQ
- the casB gene encoding type I-E CRISPR-associated protein Cse2/CasB codes for the protein MKSSETESPRNQVRVFVGRKIEAIQNAYLSPTGKSKGARELAFLRHAVTRKPGDTPAIWGLEFEGMPDALVGRCDDPSPGEWAVHAALTLYAVHQQSQSIPMHQWGREHGLGQAMRQLVLCAADRYESLEPGELPRRFAALVTAESFSETMHYARQLVGQLRRETIPLDYALLAQQFYDLQFSEKANGVRRAWGRGFASCCLGEMCGQEQASLPEND
- the cas7e gene encoding type I-E CRISPR-associated protein Cas7/Cse4/CasC, encoding MSNSLFIDIHILQNVPPSNINRDDTGSPKTARFGGVIRSRISSQAWKKATRDLFPSYLLEDEIGWRTKHVVDLISGYAAIKRPDLNGKNLEDASAKALGATGIKVTDKDTGYLLFLSPKQAESLADLAIASIEENSSIDKKAAKDVLNIKQRPTLNAIDIALFGRMVADAPDLNVDAAVQVAHAISVGRAETEFDYFTALDDQAPEDNAGAAMIETTEFTSSTLYRYADIDVHHLCENLGSAAAACRGIEAFLNAFVRSMPTGKQNSFANRTLPAAVIVELRERQPVSLVNAFEKPISTTQGKSQTERACEELVVQERVIDEAFDIAPKATFVTIASPDAHALEDFPNAQIVDFNTLISRVSEECASYLAGNGYSSEEQE